One genomic window of Notamacropus eugenii isolate mMacEug1 chromosome 6, mMacEug1.pri_v2, whole genome shotgun sequence includes the following:
- the SLC33A1 gene encoding acetyl-coenzyme A transporter 1 — translation MSPTVSHKDSSRQRRPGPVNHCLDLKSGPPPPPGAWDDESPADGVGGEGDTEALLWAAGARPPRGYRSELGSLLLLLFLYVLQGIPLGLAGSIPLILQSQNVSYTDQAFFSLVFWPFSLKLLWAPLVDAVYVRSFGRRKSWLVPTQYVLGLFMIYLSTQVERLLGGAHGPDVVALTLAFFLFEFLAATQDIAVDGWALTMLSRDNVGYASTCNSVGQTAGYFLGNVLFLALESADFCNKYLRSEPQPRGIVTLSDFLFFWGTIFLITTTLVALLKKENTEVIPLKEETKGIMDTYKLLFTIVKMPAVMTFCLMILTAKIGFSAADAVTGLKLVEEGVPKEHLALLAVPMVPLQIILPLIISKYTAGPQPLNVFYKAMPYRLLLGLEYALMVWWTPKIAHQGGFPIYYYIIVLLSYALHQITLYSMYVSIMAFNAKVSDPLIGGTYMTLLNTVSNLGGNWPSTVALWLVDPLTVKECSGVSDQACWTPEAADLCKKLGGSCVTALDGYYVESIICVLIGFGWWFFLGPKFKKLQDEGPSSWKCRRNN, via the exons ATGTCCCCCACCGTCTCCCACAAGGACAGCAGCCGGCAGCGGCGACCCGGCCCCGTCAACCACTGCCTGGACCTGAAAAgcgggccgccgccgccgccgggcgCCTGGGACGACGAGTCGCCGGCCGACGGCGTGGGCGGCGAGGGGGACACGGAGGCGCTGCTGTGGGCCGCGGGCGCCAGGCCCCCCCGGGGCTACCGGAGCGAGCTGGgcagcctgctgctgctgctctttcTCTACGTGCTCCAGGGCATCCCGCTGGGGCTGGCCGGCAGCATTCCGCTGATCCTGCAGAGCCAGAACGTGAGCTACACGGACCAGGCCTTCTTCAGCCTGGTCTTCTGGCCCTTCAGCCTCAAGCTGCTCTGGGCCCCGCTCGTGGACGCCGTGTACGTGCGGAGCTTCGGCCGCCGCAAGTCGTGGCTCGTGCCCACGCAGTACGTCCTGGGGCTCTTCATGATCTACCTGTCCACGCAGGTGGAGCGCCTCCTGGGCGGCGCCCACGGCCCCGACGTCGTGGCGCTCACGCTCGCCTTCTTCTTGTTCGAGTTCCTGGCCGCCACGCAGGACATCGCCGTGGACGGCTGGGCGCTGACCATGCTGTCCCGGGACAACGTGGGCTACGCGTCCACCTGCAACTCCGTGGGCCAGACGGCCGGCTACTTCCTGGGCAACGTGCTGTTCCTGGCGCTGGAGTCGGCCGACTTCTGCAACAAGTACCTGCGCTCGGAGCCGCAGCCGCGGGGCATCGTGACGCTCTCAG attttctgtttttctggggGACCATATTTTTGATAACAACAACATTAGTTGCCctgcttaaaaaagaaaacacagaagtcATTCcgttgaaagaagaaacaaaagggatCATGGACACTTACAAGCTGCTTTTTACAATTGTAAAGATGCCGGCAGTGATGACTTTCTGCCTCATGATTTTAACTGCAAAG ATTGGCTTTTCCGCAGCAGATGCAGTAACAGGCCTGAAATTGGTAGAAGAGGGTGTGCCCAAGGAGCACTTGGCCCTGTTGGCAGTTCCCATGGTTCCCTTGCAGATCATACTGCCTCTGATCATCAGCAAATATACTGCAGGCCCACAGCCACTGAATGTGTTTTATAAAGCCATGCCCTACAG ATTGTTACTTGGCTTGGAATATGCTTTGATGGTTTGGTGGACTCCCAAAATTGCGCATCAAGGAGGATTTCCAATCTATTACTATATTATAGTGCTGCTGAGTTATGCCTTACATCAG ATCACATTGTACAGCATGTACGTTTCTATAATGGCTTTCAATGCCAAAGTTAGTGATCCGCTTATTGGAGGCACATATATGACCCTTTTAAATACTGTGTCCAATCTGGGAGGGAACTGGCCCTCCACAGTGGCTCTTTGGCTAGTGGATCCCCTCACAGTGAAGGAGTGCTCGGGAGTGTCAGACCAGGCTTGTTGGACTCCTGAAGCAGCTGAC ctTTGCAAAAAACTCGGTGGCTCTTGTGTGACTGCATTGGATGGTTATTACGTGGAGTCTATTATTTGTGTTCTTATTGGATTCGGTTGGTGGTTCTTCCTTggtccaaaatttaaaaaactccAGGATGAAGGACCATCATCTTGGAAATGCAGGAGGAACAACTGA